Proteins from a single region of Abyssalbus ytuae:
- a CDS encoding beta strand repeat-containing protein, with product MRRLHAYLKTFIKINNLTALFLINALIVMQESYSQETFGDDFETVSYGNNTGTLNFTGDWIEVNETTNSTTGKITITSNQLRLQGLNSLADFIYRNLDLTGATSATITWDYDISNLSNNRRLALIVWDDVVEQYVDRVLMIKNTSPDTGLGVSYNFTASELTENAAVGFGFTGNNQYGGSAYATIDNIVIDVAFDPRVLVSDVTINEEGGFANVSVRFEGEFPGGFTIDYATLNNTAFAGADYTTTSGTLNFSGIDGETFNIAIPVLDDVVGEGTENFSLVLSNPSDPSIAFHSDALISILDTDPVLTNNQPLILVDKFNGYYNYTTTGGSLRTNNNATDPCSITTTSSNTLLAPIPVTATIEKAYLYWANSNPYADANVTFESQNVTADKVYWYNAAPGSGGFDFYGYVSDVTSIITAIPDPSNNIFDFEDLTIDTTTGTYCGTTVLGGWSLMIFYEDASLPAVSINLYEGFYGLQNEVRNFTLDSFYATGGSGAKATFLSWEGDPDFSGGGETLSITNQGSVTSILSGDGGQTGDNAYNSTIYDNTVTPTIDMTDSYGLDLDTFDISAFLNTGDTEFTANVGAGGDLVFSNAVILKVTTNLVEGYVFEDVNYPGGAGRDFITSGSVGIENVTVELYDAGNNLIETTTTNATGRYVFAGMTDGNYNVRVVNSTVRSTRGGGSGCTGCFPVQTFRSYHDGTSIVNVTGEVGGSNPATQDVAAGSLTGAQSVSSFSVSASGVAGIDFGFNFNTIVNTNASGQGSLAQFIENANNLDQSGLDIESNSIFDPQVGEDTSIFMIPPLGDSLGRTADVNFSGGVFSISQSVILPEITGINTHIDGRTQTAYSGNTNTLSINGGDVGVSATTLTTIEAPEIEIEGNTVAGDILRVSNEGCIIRNMAVYSINNQNAINIGGTINTGNPAIIEQNFIGVDADNGAYTTNTGIIVSSSAAVTINTNYIARNTTGTLINGGTQTVISDNYYFTNNPDINCSSDAITLQSGAGITIENNLIENSGAAGIDMVSTYAGNTLLNENTIKNSGQSSSCTATSEIFGISVAGNDNILSGNIINDNGGAGIIVGGSGTGNLITQNSIFNNGVITPALGIDLNAGGADDAADGITLNDLNDTDGGVNSLINFPVIEIAVASGGNLHIKGWAPAGSTLEFFLTDVSEGTATLGDNRLGLNSDYGEGQTYLNTFVEGDVNDLDSTISSYSDSDGNTDNTNRFYFQIPSAITNGAYITTTATLTNNTSEYSPSVLVKPVTVITNRQITYRVKPK from the coding sequence ATGAGAAGATTACATGCATATTTAAAAACATTCATTAAGATAAATAATCTTACTGCACTTTTTTTAATAAATGCTTTAATTGTTATGCAAGAATCCTATTCTCAGGAAACTTTTGGTGATGATTTTGAGACTGTTTCCTATGGTAATAATACCGGAACACTTAATTTTACTGGGGATTGGATAGAAGTGAACGAAACCACCAACTCGACCACAGGAAAAATAACCATAACTTCAAACCAGCTTAGGTTACAAGGGTTAAACTCTTTAGCTGATTTTATTTATAGAAATTTAGATTTAACAGGGGCTACCAGTGCAACCATAACATGGGATTATGATATTTCTAACCTTTCAAATAACCGGAGGTTGGCTCTAATAGTATGGGATGATGTGGTGGAACAATATGTAGACCGCGTTTTAATGATTAAAAATACCTCACCTGATACAGGACTTGGGGTTTCATATAATTTTACTGCCTCCGAACTTACTGAAAATGCTGCTGTAGGTTTTGGTTTTACCGGGAACAATCAATACGGAGGGAGTGCATATGCAACCATTGATAATATTGTTATAGATGTTGCATTTGACCCAAGAGTGTTAGTAAGTGATGTTACCATCAATGAAGAAGGAGGATTTGCTAATGTAAGTGTCAGGTTTGAAGGAGAATTTCCCGGAGGGTTTACTATTGATTATGCAACACTGAATAATACTGCTTTTGCCGGAGCCGATTATACAACTACCAGTGGAACATTAAATTTTTCCGGTATAGATGGAGAAACGTTTAATATAGCTATTCCGGTTTTAGATGATGTCGTAGGAGAGGGTACAGAGAATTTTTCGTTAGTACTTTCCAATCCTTCAGATCCTTCTATAGCTTTTCATAGTGATGCCCTGATTTCCATACTGGATACCGACCCTGTTTTAACAAATAATCAACCCTTGATTTTGGTTGATAAATTTAACGGGTATTACAATTATACCACAACAGGAGGTTCTTTAAGAACCAATAATAATGCTACCGATCCATGTAGTATAACTACAACTTCATCTAATACATTGCTGGCTCCTATACCAGTGACGGCTACTATTGAGAAAGCTTACTTATATTGGGCTAACTCAAATCCTTATGCTGATGCGAATGTTACTTTTGAATCACAAAATGTAACAGCAGATAAAGTATACTGGTACAATGCGGCACCGGGATCAGGAGGATTTGATTTTTATGGTTATGTCAGCGATGTTACCAGTATTATTACTGCCATACCAGATCCTTCAAACAATATTTTTGATTTTGAAGACCTTACCATAGATACTACTACCGGTACTTATTGTGGTACCACTGTTTTGGGAGGTTGGAGTTTGATGATATTTTATGAAGATGCTTCATTGCCTGCAGTATCTATAAATTTATATGAAGGGTTTTATGGTTTACAGAATGAGGTAAGGAATTTTACATTAGACTCCTTTTATGCTACCGGAGGATCCGGAGCAAAAGCCACTTTTTTATCATGGGAAGGTGATCCGGATTTTTCCGGGGGAGGAGAAACTTTATCAATAACCAATCAGGGAAGTGTTACTTCAATTTTATCTGGTGATGGAGGACAAACAGGTGACAATGCATATAATTCCACCATTTATGATAACACTGTTACACCGACAATAGATATGACCGATTCCTATGGTTTAGATTTGGATACTTTTGATATTTCAGCTTTCTTAAATACCGGCGATACTGAGTTTACAGCAAATGTTGGGGCTGGAGGAGATTTGGTTTTTTCTAATGCAGTAATCTTAAAGGTAACTACTAATTTGGTAGAAGGATATGTTTTCGAAGATGTGAATTACCCCGGAGGCGCAGGTAGAGATTTTATAACTTCCGGAAGCGTGGGTATAGAAAATGTAACAGTAGAATTATACGATGCTGGTAATAACTTAATTGAAACAACAACAACTAATGCAACTGGAAGATATGTGTTTGCCGGCATGACAGATGGAAATTATAATGTAAGGGTTGTTAATTCAACAGTACGGTCAACTCGGGGAGGAGGTTCCGGTTGTACAGGTTGTTTTCCCGTACAAACCTTCAGGAGTTATCATGACGGGACATCTATTGTAAATGTTACCGGCGAGGTTGGAGGGAGCAATCCGGCAACCCAGGATGTGGCTGCAGGTAGTTTAACAGGGGCTCAATCAGTATCATCCTTTTCAGTAAGTGCCAGTGGAGTTGCAGGAATAGATTTCGGATTTAATTTTAATACCATAGTAAATACCAATGCATCAGGGCAAGGCTCTCTGGCTCAATTTATAGAAAATGCAAATAACCTGGATCAGTCTGGGTTAGATATAGAGTCCAATAGTATTTTTGATCCCCAGGTTGGAGAAGATACTTCCATATTTATGATTCCGCCTTTAGGGGACAGTCTTGGCAGGACAGCCGATGTTAATTTTTCCGGAGGAGTTTTTTCTATAAGTCAATCCGTAATCTTACCGGAAATAACCGGTATTAATACCCATATTGATGGTAGGACACAAACTGCCTATTCGGGAAATACAAATACTTTATCAATAAATGGAGGTGATGTAGGTGTTTCAGCCACTACCCTCACAACTATAGAGGCACCCGAAATAGAGATTGAAGGAAATACAGTGGCAGGAGATATTTTAAGAGTAAGTAACGAAGGGTGTATAATAAGAAATATGGCTGTGTATTCAATAAACAATCAAAATGCAATAAATATAGGAGGAACTATAAACACGGGTAATCCGGCAATAATAGAACAAAATTTTATAGGGGTTGATGCTGATAATGGGGCTTATACTACCAATACGGGAATAATAGTATCATCTTCTGCAGCAGTAACAATAAATACAAATTATATTGCCCGGAATACTACAGGCACCTTGATTAACGGGGGAACTCAAACAGTTATTTCAGATAATTATTATTTTACGAATAACCCAGACATAAATTGTTCTTCCGATGCTATTACCCTACAATCCGGTGCAGGAATTACTATAGAAAATAATCTTATAGAAAACTCAGGAGCAGCAGGAATTGATATGGTCAGCACTTATGCAGGAAACACACTCCTCAATGAAAATACTATAAAAAATTCAGGCCAATCTTCCTCTTGTACGGCAACTTCAGAAATATTTGGCATATCAGTGGCAGGAAATGATAATATCCTGTCAGGCAATATAATAAATGATAACGGAGGTGCGGGGATAATAGTTGGAGGGTCGGGAACAGGCAACCTGATTACTCAAAATTCAATATTTAATAATGGGGTTATTACGCCTGCATTGGGGATAGATTTAAATGCTGGTGGAGCTGATGATGCAGCAGACGGAATTACTTTAAATGATCTTAATGATACAGATGGGGGAGTGAATAGCCTCATTAACTTTCCTGTAATAGAAATTGCAGTAGCATCAGGAGGAAATCTCCATATAAAAGGGTGGGCGCCGGCAGGCTCAACCCTGGAATTTTTTCTCACGGATGTTTCGGAAGGAACGGCTACATTAGGTGATAACCGTTTAGGATTAAACAGTGATTATGGAGAAGGACAGACTTACCTCAATACATTTGTTGAAGGCGATGTAAATGATCTGGATTCAACAATTTCCTCTTATTCAGATTCTGACGGAAATACAGACAATACAAACAGGTTTTATTTTCAAATACCATCGGCTATAACTAATGGAGCTTATATAACCACTACTGCAACCTTGACTAACAATACTTCAGAATATTCACCTTCTGTTTTAGTAAAACCTGTAACGGTTATTACTAACAGACAGATTACTTATAGGGTGAAGCCAAAATAA
- a CDS encoding lamin tail domain-containing protein produces the protein MNFFQCKTIVGFIFNQRKNKTFYERTFLFVVFFLLYKVSVAQGIIINEVSNGPSGSQEWVELLVTGNPLSPTANVDLTGWIIDDNNGDFEGNLTGVGIATGHIQFSNILNNVPPGSLIVIYNDTVSEQDPALPPNDPSDIDNDGIYVLAANDVAFNVCTTTPTVGDASYNCTDIVVSAATVTNVWSRIGLRNGGDAFQIRKPDGTFFHGFSYGDVGAPFPNFPSGKTSFNAGTGGSGSTFSFSCGDWEEGSNYSQDTTTRTPGIANDSSNQIFINKIVDGSLNYTNLSDPANCSSCSITEAGVSNIACDDNGTPFDTSDDTFSFTLNPQGEGLGTTYSVSGDITANGISYGVATSFGPYPALAGNLSITITDEITGTCQLANVVVASPGPCLDADGDGIENEVDLDDDNDGILDVVECGNPGNDNLVLNGDFSSGYFDNWTGGGSLWQNVNQYAFFEEYSAATEAIEQTITVTPTVQHTLSFDLGTISTYANSTIFNVYVEGNLVYTTTSDQIFTNNGGDSAHTGGGNISNTSNISVNFIPVLASVTIKFEGSALVHSHDELFLDNVMVSVTNSCEDTDGDGVPNNFDLDSDNDGIYDIIEAGHDQSFTNGIFLGTVGIDGVPDTVQDAGQENSGTVNYSIRDSDGDNVYDFLESDSDNDGCNDVIEAGFTSSTTTLGELNGTGYDSSTGLVSGNSDGYSLPADNDSNSMYDFRETGTYPSITTHPVNQNVAEGGTAIFSVTATGISLIYQWQVSTDDGNTYADIPGATSSVLTFTGVTASENGNFYRVLVYNGNFICGSVNSATAVLYISADTDNDGIIDAVDLDDDNDGIYDIDELATCSETDPVVTNTIFFENFGVADGTRVSTPFTNYLYESGPTVDYDTSVNDGEYTIFEDIQATAIWASSIWQSIGDHTTGTDRMAIFNANDTAGLEFYRRTLTNVDINAPVDISLWVLNLDLNIPENDGRPEPNITISLEQNGITVYSFDTGVIPREANGDPNAWKNYTGSFTPVSSDPIEIVMVNNVIGGGGNDLAIDDILITQSFCDSDGDGIINTLEVDSDGDGCYDVTEAGFTDPDNDGFLGNFPVTVNPDGTVIWSDGYTTPADGNSNTIYDFTEAGTIPSIVVQPANRVAYAGGTSEFIVNANGDTYQWQVSNDGGINFINVTDNSIYSGTATNTLAINTVNLDMNEYAYKVIISNSGYKCDSITSSTVLLYVRVKTVITNRQITYRVRPQ, from the coding sequence ATGAACTTTTTTCAATGTAAAACTATTGTAGGGTTTATTTTCAATCAAAGAAAAAACAAAACATTTTATGAGAGAACATTTCTTTTTGTTGTTTTTTTTCTTCTTTATAAAGTTTCTGTAGCTCAGGGTATCATTATTAACGAAGTTTCTAATGGGCCTTCAGGAAGTCAGGAGTGGGTAGAGCTTCTTGTAACAGGAAATCCTTTATCCCCCACTGCAAATGTTGATTTAACAGGATGGATAATTGATGATAATAACGGAGATTTTGAAGGAAATCTTACCGGGGTAGGAATTGCCACAGGCCATATACAGTTTTCTAATATACTTAACAATGTGCCTCCGGGATCTTTGATAGTTATTTATAATGATACTGTTTCAGAACAAGACCCGGCACTTCCGCCAAATGACCCTTCGGATATAGATAATGACGGCATTTATGTACTGGCAGCAAATGATGTTGCTTTTAACGTATGCACCACCACTCCAACGGTCGGAGATGCAAGTTATAACTGTACGGATATTGTGGTTTCGGCTGCTACCGTAACCAATGTATGGTCCCGGATAGGATTAAGGAACGGAGGCGACGCTTTTCAAATTCGTAAACCGGATGGCACTTTTTTTCACGGATTTTCATATGGTGATGTAGGAGCACCTTTTCCCAATTTCCCAAGTGGAAAAACTTCTTTTAATGCAGGAACCGGAGGCTCAGGAAGTACTTTTAGTTTTTCTTGCGGAGATTGGGAAGAGGGCTCTAATTATTCTCAGGATACTACAACCAGAACCCCCGGAATTGCAAATGATAGTTCAAATCAGATATTTATAAATAAAATTGTAGACGGCTCTTTAAATTATACAAATTTAAGCGATCCGGCTAATTGTTCTTCCTGTAGTATAACAGAGGCCGGAGTAAGTAATATAGCTTGTGATGATAACGGAACACCTTTTGACACTTCTGATGATACTTTTTCTTTTACCTTAAATCCTCAAGGTGAAGGGTTGGGAACAACCTACTCCGTTTCAGGTGATATTACTGCAAATGGAATTTCTTATGGGGTAGCAACCTCATTCGGCCCTTACCCTGCATTAGCAGGGAATTTGTCTATAACCATAACCGATGAGATAACCGGTACATGTCAGTTGGCAAATGTAGTCGTGGCTTCGCCCGGGCCATGTCTCGATGCTGATGGAGATGGGATTGAAAATGAAGTTGATTTGGATGACGATAATGATGGTATATTAGACGTGGTTGAATGTGGAAATCCCGGGAATGATAATCTGGTTTTAAACGGTGATTTTTCTTCCGGTTATTTTGATAATTGGACAGGAGGAGGTTCTTTATGGCAAAATGTAAATCAATATGCTTTTTTTGAAGAATATTCGGCAGCTACCGAAGCTATAGAACAAACCATAACCGTAACCCCCACTGTACAACACACCTTGTCTTTTGATTTAGGGACAATTTCAACCTATGCTAATTCAACTATTTTTAATGTATATGTGGAAGGAAATTTAGTATATACCACAACCTCCGATCAGATTTTTACTAACAACGGGGGAGATTCCGCCCATACAGGAGGAGGTAATATTTCCAATACTTCCAATATATCAGTCAACTTTATACCCGTATTGGCATCGGTAACAATAAAATTTGAAGGTTCCGCTTTAGTGCATTCACATGATGAATTATTTTTAGATAATGTAATGGTATCAGTGACCAACAGTTGTGAAGATACGGATGGCGACGGAGTGCCTAATAATTTTGATCTGGATAGTGACAATGATGGTATTTACGATATAATTGAAGCCGGTCACGATCAGTCTTTTACAAATGGTATTTTTCTGGGAACTGTAGGAATAGACGGGGTGCCGGACACAGTGCAGGATGCAGGGCAGGAAAATAGCGGGACAGTTAATTACAGTATAAGGGATAGTGATGGTGATAACGTATATGACTTTTTAGAGAGTGATAGTGATAATGACGGTTGTAATGATGTAATCGAGGCTGGTTTTACTTCAAGCACTACTACCTTAGGAGAATTAAACGGTACGGGTTATGACAGCTCCACGGGTTTAGTTTCAGGTAATTCGGACGGATACAGTCTGCCGGCCGATAATGATTCTAATTCGATGTATGATTTCAGAGAGACAGGTACTTATCCCTCTATAACAACACATCCTGTTAATCAAAATGTAGCCGAAGGCGGCACGGCTATTTTTTCGGTAACGGCGACAGGAATCAGTTTAATTTATCAATGGCAGGTAAGTACTGATGATGGAAATACTTATGCCGATATTCCGGGAGCCACCTCTTCAGTATTAACCTTTACAGGAGTTACAGCATCAGAAAATGGTAATTTCTATAGAGTGCTTGTATATAATGGAAATTTTATTTGCGGATCAGTCAACTCCGCTACTGCAGTTCTGTATATTAGTGCCGATACCGATAACGATGGAATAATAGATGCTGTAGATTTAGATGATGATAATGACGGTATTTATGATATTGATGAATTGGCTACCTGTTCAGAAACAGATCCGGTGGTTACCAATACTATTTTTTTTGAAAACTTTGGTGTTGCAGATGGAACACGAGTATCTACACCCTTTACTAACTATTTATATGAATCCGGCCCCACTGTTGATTATGACACAAGTGTAAATGACGGAGAGTATACCATATTTGAAGATATTCAGGCCACTGCCATTTGGGCATCATCCATCTGGCAGTCCATAGGCGATCATACAACCGGAACTGATAGAATGGCTATTTTTAATGCTAATGATACCGCAGGACTCGAATTTTATAGAAGAACCCTGACAAATGTAGACATTAACGCTCCTGTAGACATTTCTTTATGGGTTTTAAATCTTGATTTGAATATTCCGGAAAATGACGGACGGCCTGAGCCTAATATAACAATCTCCTTAGAACAAAATGGAATAACGGTTTATTCTTTCGACACAGGGGTAATTCCAAGAGAAGCCAATGGCGATCCTAATGCCTGGAAAAATTATACAGGATCATTTACACCTGTATCTTCTGATCCTATTGAAATCGTAATGGTCAATAATGTAATAGGAGGGGGAGGGAACGATCTCGCTATAGATGATATATTAATTACTCAGTCATTTTGCGATAGTGACGGCGACGGAATTATAAATACTTTGGAGGTTGATAGTGATGGAGACGGATGCTATGATGTGACAGAAGCAGGGTTTACAGATCCTGACAACGACGGGTTTTTAGGAAACTTTCCGGTTACAGTTAATCCTGACGGTACGGTAATATGGAGCGATGGTTATACTACTCCGGCCGATGGAAACTCGAATACTATTTACGATTTTACTGAAGCAGGAACAATACCTTCAATAGTTGTTCAGCCGGCAAATAGGGTAGCTTATGCAGGTGGTACAAGTGAATTTATTGTAAATGCCAACGGGGATACCTACCAGTGGCAGGTTAGTAATGATGGGGGGATAAATTTTATTAATGTAACCGATAATAGTATTTATTCCGGCACAGCTACCAATACACTTGCCATTAATACTGTCAATTTAGATATGAATGAATATGCCTATAAAGTAATAATCTCCAATTCAGGTTATAAATGCGACAGTATTACTTCCTCTACAGTTTTACTTTATGTAAGAGTTAAAACGGTTATAACTAACAGGCAGATTACTTATAGGGTAAGGCCTCAATAA